The following coding sequences lie in one Sinorhizobium fredii USDA 257 genomic window:
- a CDS encoding D-arabinono-1,4-lactone oxidase has translation MLQAGGHWRNWVGNQSCIVRHRGVPGSEAELAEMVRQATSAGLNVRCAGSGHSFTPVALTSGLHLTLSGMQGVANIDQTRKRVSVSAGTTINQLGKALKSNGLSLINQGDIDSQALAGALTTGTHGTGAALGNMASQIVGMRLVQPDGSILVVDETTPDLLEASRVSVGMLGVISEITLQVMDSYNLHEKLWRCDFDECMEQHDELAAKHRHFGFFWCPVPESRHCYCLPDTSSVSTTEKTADVCEMKVIDITDRPPMDDAFERIAYSSEIYPIEYVPNFHELEYAVPVAHGKEAVKAVRKLMLEKHPTCIYPIEYRFTAGDSGWISPFYEQDSITLSVSGEPGTDYWDYLKDVDTILRQYGSRPHWGKLHFLGAEDVTALYPRSGDFRALRAKVDPECRFLNDHLRQLFA, from the coding sequence ATGCTGCAAGCGGGTGGTCATTGGCGCAACTGGGTCGGCAATCAGTCGTGTATCGTCCGTCACCGGGGCGTGCCGGGGAGCGAAGCGGAACTTGCCGAGATGGTGCGGCAAGCGACGTCGGCCGGTCTCAACGTGCGCTGCGCCGGCTCCGGCCACTCCTTCACGCCCGTCGCCTTGACCAGCGGCTTGCACCTGACGCTTTCCGGCATGCAGGGCGTAGCCAATATCGACCAGACGCGCAAACGCGTGTCGGTGAGTGCCGGGACGACGATCAACCAACTCGGCAAGGCGCTGAAATCGAACGGCCTGTCGCTCATCAACCAGGGCGATATCGACAGCCAGGCGCTGGCCGGCGCGCTGACCACCGGCACGCACGGCACCGGCGCGGCGCTCGGCAACATGGCGTCGCAGATCGTCGGCATGCGCCTCGTCCAGCCGGACGGCTCGATCCTCGTCGTCGACGAGACGACCCCGGATCTCTTGGAGGCGTCCCGCGTCTCCGTCGGCATGCTGGGGGTCATCTCAGAAATCACGCTGCAGGTGATGGACAGCTACAACCTGCACGAAAAGCTCTGGCGCTGCGACTTCGACGAGTGCATGGAGCAGCATGACGAACTCGCCGCCAAGCACCGTCATTTCGGCTTCTTCTGGTGCCCGGTTCCCGAAAGCCGTCATTGCTACTGCCTTCCAGATACGTCGTCCGTCTCGACGACGGAGAAGACCGCCGACGTCTGCGAAATGAAGGTGATCGACATCACCGATCGGCCGCCGATGGATGACGCCTTCGAACGGATCGCCTATTCCTCGGAAATCTACCCGATCGAATATGTCCCCAACTTCCACGAGCTCGAATATGCGGTGCCGGTCGCGCACGGCAAGGAGGCCGTCAAGGCCGTGCGCAAGCTGATGCTCGAAAAGCACCCGACCTGCATCTATCCGATCGAATACCGCTTCACCGCCGGCGATTCCGGCTGGATCAGCCCGTTCTACGAGCAGGACTCGATCACGCTCTCCGTTTCCGGCGAGCCCGGCACCGACTATTGGGACTACCTGAAGGACGTCGACACGATCCTGCGCCAATACGGCTCGCGGCCGCATTGGGGCAAGCTGCACTTCCTCGGCGCCGAAGACGTGACGGCGCTCTATCCGCGCTCCGGCGATTTTCGGGCGCTAAGGGCGAAGGTCGACCCGGAATGTCGGTTTCTAAACGACCACCTACGGCAGCTCTTTGCCTAG
- a CDS encoding SDR family NAD(P)-dependent oxidoreductase, which produces MTGRLAGKVALISGGAGGCGLAASQLFAREGAKVGIVDLPKSKGEEVAEAIRAEGGQAVFAAADVSVSAEVSAAVRTVEDAFGPITVLFNHAGILAVGPFLETEEEEWDRLMAVNVRSMFLMTKAVLPGMIGAGGGSIVCTSSISAVAATPMEVLYDTTKGACHMFARAIAVEFRDRGIRCNAVCPGFIATDHGKREVAGLSKYGVDVSEAAIAAQQGRMCDPMEVANAALFLACDESSFVNGTHLFVDNCFTAV; this is translated from the coding sequence ATGACGGGCAGGCTTGCGGGCAAGGTCGCGCTGATCAGCGGCGGCGCCGGTGGCTGCGGGCTGGCGGCGTCCCAGCTCTTCGCGCGCGAGGGCGCCAAGGTCGGCATTGTCGACCTGCCGAAAAGCAAGGGCGAGGAGGTTGCCGAGGCCATTCGCGCCGAGGGCGGGCAAGCCGTGTTCGCGGCCGCCGATGTCTCGGTCTCGGCCGAGGTCAGCGCCGCGGTGCGTACCGTCGAAGATGCTTTCGGTCCGATAACCGTCCTCTTCAACCATGCCGGCATTCTTGCCGTCGGTCCCTTCCTCGAAACGGAAGAGGAAGAGTGGGACCGGCTGATGGCGGTGAACGTGCGCAGCATGTTCCTGATGACCAAGGCGGTGCTTCCCGGGATGATCGGCGCCGGTGGCGGCAGCATCGTTTGCACCTCGTCGATTTCCGCGGTCGCGGCGACGCCGATGGAAGTGCTTTACGATACGACCAAGGGCGCCTGCCACATGTTCGCCCGGGCAATCGCCGTCGAGTTTCGCGACCGGGGCATTCGCTGCAATGCCGTCTGCCCCGGCTTCATCGCCACCGATCATGGCAAGCGCGAGGTCGCCGGCTTGAGCAAATACGGGGTCGACGTGTCCGAAGCGGCGATCGCCGCCCAGCAGGGGCGGATGTGCGATCCGATGGAGGTCGCCAACGCCGCCCTATTCCTGGCGTGCGACGAGTCGAGCTTCGTCAACGGCACGCACCTGTTCGTCGACAATTGCTTCACGGCTGTCTGA
- the ptsN gene encoding PTS IIA-like nitrogen regulatory protein PtsN yields MALAGLLHQNAIIPAMRANSKKQLLLELAARASKLTGLPEREIFDVILQRERLGSTGVGNGIAIPHGKLGNLSSLIGIFARLDTPVDFEALDDQPVDLVFLLLAPEGAGADHLKALSRIARVLRDHDMVTRIRGTDSASAIYMLLNEDTTSHAA; encoded by the coding sequence ATGGCATTGGCAGGCTTGCTGCATCAAAATGCGATCATCCCGGCCATGAGGGCCAACTCGAAAAAACAACTCCTTCTGGAATTGGCGGCAAGAGCATCGAAACTCACCGGTCTGCCGGAGCGGGAGATTTTCGACGTCATCCTGCAGCGCGAACGACTCGGTTCGACCGGCGTCGGCAACGGCATCGCCATCCCGCACGGAAAGCTCGGCAACCTTTCTTCGCTCATCGGCATCTTCGCCAGGCTCGATACGCCGGTGGACTTCGAGGCGCTCGACGACCAGCCGGTGGACCTCGTCTTCCTTCTGCTCGCGCCGGAGGGCGCCGGAGCCGATCATCTGAAAGCACTGTCGCGCATTGCGCGGGTGCTGCGCGACCACGACATGGTGACGCGAATCCGCGGGACCGACTCCGCAAGCGCCATCTACATGCTTCTCAACGAAGACACGACCTCGCACGCCGCGTGA
- the hpf gene encoding ribosome hibernation-promoting factor, HPF/YfiA family produces the protein MSVRVSGKHMEIGESFRSRIGEQVREAVTKYFDGGYSSQVTVEKSGSRFSADCKLHLDTGVVLQANGQANEPQAAFDAASDRIEKRLRRYKRKLKDHHNGNGQNAAEVAYMVMDSVPFEDEEVPDDYAPTIVAETTKQLRTMSVANAVMALDMTDEPVLMFRTPGKEDLNIVYRRNDGNIGWIDAANIKR, from the coding sequence ATGAGTGTGCGTGTATCCGGTAAACATATGGAAATCGGCGAATCGTTTCGCTCGCGCATAGGCGAGCAGGTCCGCGAGGCCGTAACCAAATATTTCGACGGAGGATATTCAAGCCAGGTCACTGTGGAAAAATCCGGCTCACGCTTCAGCGCCGACTGCAAGCTTCATCTCGATACGGGCGTGGTCTTGCAGGCGAATGGTCAGGCGAATGAGCCACAGGCGGCTTTTGACGCGGCCTCGGACCGCATTGAGAAGCGGCTCCGGCGCTACAAGCGCAAGCTCAAGGACCATCACAACGGCAATGGTCAGAATGCCGCCGAGGTGGCCTACATGGTAATGGACTCGGTGCCTTTCGAGGACGAGGAAGTTCCCGATGATTATGCACCGACCATCGTTGCCGAAACCACGAAACAACTGAGGACGATGTCCGTCGCCAACGCCGTCATGGCGCTCGACATGACGGACGAACCGGTGCTGATGTTTCGTACCCCCGGCAAGGAAGATCTGAACATCGTCTATCGGCGCAACGATGGAAATATTGGCTGGATCGACGCCGCCAATATCAAAAGATGA
- the rpoN gene encoding RNA polymerase factor sigma-54, producing MALSASLHLRQSQSLVMTPQLMQSIQLLQMTHLELAQFIAQEVEKNPLLEFQSGEETGFGSDRAERDEAGLAPEAGGGAEEPIGQGDLYDSATSSSSERLSEELDADFANVFQDDTAPQRADAPELLGQWKSMPGAGGSDDGEGYDLDDFVAGRKTLRETLLEQIPFALGAPSDRLIAQHLIDQLDEAGYLHAEIGETAARLGASAADVTRVLLVLQQFDPPGVFARTLSECLAIQLRLRNRLDPAMEALVANLELLARRDFATLKKICGVDEEDLVDMLAEIRKLDPKPGTSFETSVTEAIIPDVIVRSAPDGGWLVELNPDALPRVLVNHAYFAEISRHSRKNSTDQTFLSECMQNANWLTRSLDQRARTIMKVASEIVRQQDAFLVHGVDQLRPLNLRIVADAIKMHESTVSRVTSNKYMLTPRGLFELKYFFTVSIGSAENGDAHSAESVRHRIRTMINQESADAVLSDDDIVDILKQAGVDIARRTVAKYREAMNIPSSVQRRREKRALAKAAGF from the coding sequence ATGGCTTTGTCCGCCAGCCTTCACTTGCGACAGTCACAGTCGCTGGTCATGACGCCGCAACTGATGCAGTCGATCCAGCTGCTTCAGATGACGCATCTCGAGCTCGCCCAGTTCATTGCCCAGGAAGTCGAAAAGAACCCGCTGCTTGAATTTCAATCAGGCGAGGAGACGGGCTTCGGCTCGGATCGTGCCGAACGCGACGAGGCAGGCCTGGCCCCCGAGGCCGGCGGCGGGGCGGAGGAGCCGATCGGCCAGGGCGACCTCTACGACAGCGCTACTTCAAGCTCCAGCGAGCGGCTCAGCGAAGAACTCGACGCAGACTTTGCCAATGTCTTCCAGGACGACACGGCGCCGCAGCGCGCCGATGCGCCGGAACTGCTCGGCCAATGGAAATCGATGCCGGGCGCCGGCGGCAGCGACGACGGCGAGGGATACGATCTCGACGATTTCGTCGCCGGCCGGAAAACCCTGCGCGAGACCCTGCTCGAGCAAATCCCCTTTGCCCTTGGCGCCCCCTCCGATCGGCTGATCGCGCAGCATCTCATCGACCAGCTCGATGAGGCCGGTTATCTGCATGCGGAAATCGGGGAAACGGCGGCCAGGCTCGGTGCGAGCGCGGCAGATGTGACGCGCGTCCTTCTCGTGCTCCAGCAGTTCGATCCACCCGGCGTCTTCGCGCGCACGCTCAGCGAATGCCTCGCCATTCAATTGCGCTTGCGCAATCGCCTCGATCCGGCCATGGAGGCGCTTGTCGCCAATCTCGAGCTTCTGGCGCGCCGCGACTTCGCGACGCTCAAGAAGATCTGCGGGGTCGACGAGGAGGATCTCGTCGACATGCTCGCCGAAATCCGCAAGCTCGATCCGAAGCCGGGGACAAGCTTCGAGACCAGCGTCACCGAGGCGATCATACCCGACGTTATCGTCCGTTCAGCGCCAGACGGCGGCTGGCTGGTCGAGCTCAATCCCGACGCGCTGCCACGGGTTCTCGTCAATCACGCGTATTTTGCCGAGATCTCGCGCCACAGCCGGAAGAACAGTACCGATCAGACCTTCCTCAGCGAATGCATGCAAAACGCCAACTGGCTGACGCGCAGCCTCGACCAGCGCGCCAGGACGATCATGAAGGTCGCGAGCGAGATCGTCCGGCAGCAGGATGCCTTCCTGGTCCATGGCGTCGATCAACTGCGGCCGCTGAACCTCAGGATCGTCGCCGACGCGATCAAGATGCATGAATCGACGGTAAGTCGCGTCACCTCGAACAAGTATATGCTGACCCCCCGCGGCCTTTTCGAACTGAAGTATTTCTTCACCGTGTCGATCGGTTCGGCGGAGAACGGAGACGCCCATTCGGCCGAATCCGTCCGGCACCGCATCCGCACGATGATCAATCAGGAAAGTGCCGATGCGGTACTGTCCGACGACGATATCGTCGATATCCTCAAGCAAGCCGGCGTCGACATCGCGCGACGCACCGTCGCCAAATATCGCGAGGCGATGAACATCCCCTCCTCGGTCCAGCGGCGTCGCGAGAAGCGCGCTCTTGCCAAGGCGGCCGGGTTCTGA
- the lptB gene encoding LPS export ABC transporter ATP-binding protein produces MQDSDVQIPFFPKRKRVKKPSAAAVAARPVDKARYDGTLIARGLTKSYRSRRVVNGVSLVVRRGEAVGLLGPNGAGKTTCFYMITGLVPVDEGSIEINGNDVTTMPMYRRARLGVGYLPQEASIFRGLTVEENIRAVLEIHDKNVDRRESKLNDLLGEFSITHLRKAPAIALSGGERRRLEIARALATDPTFMLLDEPFAGVDPISVADIQALVRHLTSRGIGVLITDHNVRETLGLIDRAYIIHAGEVLTHGRANDIVTNPDVRRLYLGDNFSL; encoded by the coding sequence ATGCAAGATTCGGACGTGCAGATTCCATTTTTTCCCAAACGCAAACGGGTCAAGAAGCCGTCGGCGGCAGCCGTTGCTGCGCGGCCGGTCGACAAGGCGCGCTATGATGGCACGCTGATCGCCCGCGGTCTGACAAAATCCTACCGCTCGCGGCGGGTCGTCAACGGCGTCTCGCTCGTCGTGCGGCGCGGCGAGGCGGTCGGTCTGCTGGGCCCGAACGGCGCCGGCAAGACCACCTGTTTCTACATGATCACCGGGCTGGTCCCGGTCGACGAGGGTTCGATCGAGATCAACGGCAACGACGTCACGACCATGCCCATGTACCGCCGGGCGCGGCTCGGGGTCGGCTACCTGCCGCAGGAAGCCTCGATCTTCCGTGGGCTGACGGTTGAGGAAAACATCCGCGCGGTGCTCGAAATCCACGACAAGAACGTCGATCGGCGCGAGAGCAAACTCAACGACCTGCTTGGCGAATTTTCGATCACGCATCTGCGCAAAGCGCCGGCCATCGCCCTTTCGGGCGGCGAACGCCGGCGCCTTGAAATCGCCCGCGCACTTGCGACCGATCCGACCTTCATGTTGCTCGACGAACCTTTCGCGGGCGTCGATCCGATCTCGGTCGCCGACATTCAGGCGCTGGTCCGGCATCTGACCTCGCGCGGCATCGGCGTCCTGATCACCGATCACAACGTGCGCGAAACGCTCGGACTGATCGATCGGGCCTACATCATCCATGCCGGCGAAGTGCTGACCCATGGGCGTGCCAACGACATCGTTACCAATCCGGATGTGCGCAGGCTCTATCTCGGCGATAATTTCAGCTTGTAG
- a CDS encoding LptA/OstA family protein → MSVTSTVSFKVSATLAAAGIGALMIASGALAQATSSRMKGMQLSNDKPIQIESDKLEIKDPESKAIFTGNVKVVQGTTTLQAGSMTVFYKTGGGTISGGNADIDRIEVSKQVFLNSGVQQATADTGSFDLTRQTLVLKGDKVVLSEGKNVFVGCQLNVQMDTGEAQLEACGGRVQIQLDPQSRKQN, encoded by the coding sequence ATGTCGGTCACTTCTACCGTTTCTTTTAAGGTATCTGCCACCCTGGCTGCCGCCGGGATCGGCGCTTTGATGATTGCATCCGGCGCCTTGGCGCAGGCCACATCAAGCCGCATGAAGGGCATGCAGCTTTCCAACGACAAGCCGATCCAGATCGAGAGCGACAAGCTCGAGATCAAGGATCCGGAAAGCAAGGCGATCTTCACCGGCAACGTGAAGGTCGTGCAGGGCACGACGACGCTGCAGGCCGGCAGCATGACCGTTTTTTACAAGACCGGCGGCGGCACGATCTCCGGCGGTAATGCCGATATCGACCGGATCGAGGTCAGCAAACAGGTTTTCCTGAATTCCGGTGTGCAGCAGGCGACCGCCGACACCGGCTCCTTCGACCTGACCCGACAGACTCTGGTTCTCAAGGGCGACAAGGTCGTCCTGTCCGAGGGCAAGAACGTCTTCGTCGGCTGCCAGTTGAATGTGCAAATGGATACGGGCGAAGCCCAGCTCGAGGCCTGCGGCGGCCGCGTGCAGATTCAGCTCGATCCGCAGTCCCGCAAGCAGAATTGA
- the lptC gene encoding LPS export ABC transporter periplasmic protein LptC, with amino-acid sequence MLNQAHFPDIFSDSGTSSADAYASAARHSARVKRLKVVLPLAAGVIALIFAVVSFVRAFLPEDLQLETATIENGKIVMQNPAISGRNRQDISYSMKAQRALQDIANPDIITLEQIHAEMPVNDTMVATVDATSGIYDRGGNTLDMNAPFTISMNNGVNADFQSAYLDIDAGEMETKRPIAISMKGGSIIAQSLRMTDKGRVVTFEGMVRVNVEPSAIRKNAK; translated from the coding sequence ATGCTGAACCAAGCGCACTTCCCCGATATCTTCTCCGATTCGGGCACGAGCTCCGCGGATGCCTATGCATCGGCGGCGCGGCACTCCGCGCGGGTGAAGCGCCTGAAAGTCGTCTTGCCGCTCGCGGCCGGCGTGATTGCTCTCATCTTTGCAGTCGTTTCCTTCGTGCGCGCATTTCTGCCGGAAGACTTGCAGCTCGAAACCGCGACGATCGAAAACGGCAAGATCGTCATGCAGAATCCGGCGATTTCCGGCCGTAACCGGCAGGACATCAGCTATTCCATGAAGGCCCAGCGTGCGCTGCAGGACATCGCCAATCCGGATATCATCACGCTCGAGCAGATCCATGCCGAAATGCCGGTCAACGACACGATGGTCGCTACGGTGGACGCAACAAGCGGCATTTACGATCGCGGCGGAAATACACTCGACATGAACGCCCCGTTCACTATTTCGATGAATAATGGCGTCAATGCCGATTTCCAGTCGGCTTATCTGGATATCGACGCCGGCGAAATGGAAACGAAACGCCCGATTGCCATCAGCATGAAGGGCGGATCGATCATTGCGCAGTCGCTGCGAATGACAGATAAGGGACGTGTTGTAACATTCGAAGGCATGGTCCGGGTCAATGTCGAACCCAGCGCCATCCGCAAGAACGCCAAATAG
- the sppA gene encoding signal peptide peptidase SppA, whose product MDELAIADRRSLRRKLSFWRWTAAAILVLGGFALIAFSGWTEVSERAREHVARVTVSGLIQDDRELVERLERIADNNSAKALIVTISSPGGTTYGGEVLYKAIRKVAAKKPVVADVRTLAASAGYLIALAGDRIVAGETSITGSIGVIFQYPQVKQLMDKVGVSLESIKSRPLKAEPSPFHPPSPEARAMIQTMIDDSYNWFVDLVAERRKLPRPEALALADGRIFTGRQALKGKLVDTIGGDDEIRAFLAERKVSKDLPVVDWEEPGGSFPFGLSTVVSHWLKLLGYDAFPAMNGLEKIGGDKLFLDGLVSVWQVDAQ is encoded by the coding sequence ATGGACGAACTCGCCATTGCCGATCGCCGCAGCCTGCGCAGGAAGCTGAGCTTCTGGCGCTGGACGGCAGCTGCCATTCTCGTCCTGGGCGGCTTCGCGCTCATCGCCTTCTCCGGCTGGACCGAGGTCAGCGAACGGGCCCGCGAGCACGTCGCGCGCGTTACCGTGTCCGGGCTTATCCAGGACGACCGCGAACTGGTCGAGAGACTGGAGAGGATCGCCGACAATAATTCCGCCAAGGCTCTGATCGTCACCATATCGTCGCCGGGCGGCACCACCTATGGTGGCGAAGTGCTCTACAAGGCGATCCGCAAGGTCGCAGCCAAAAAGCCGGTGGTCGCCGACGTCAGGACGCTCGCCGCCTCTGCCGGCTACCTGATCGCGCTCGCCGGCGATCGCATCGTCGCCGGCGAAACCTCCATCACCGGCTCCATCGGCGTCATCTTCCAGTATCCGCAGGTCAAGCAATTGATGGACAAGGTTGGTGTGTCGCTCGAGTCGATAAAGTCGCGGCCGCTGAAGGCCGAGCCATCGCCGTTCCACCCGCCGAGCCCGGAGGCGAGGGCGATGATCCAGACGATGATCGACGACAGCTACAACTGGTTCGTCGATCTCGTGGCCGAGCGGCGCAAGCTGCCGCGGCCGGAGGCGCTGGCGCTGGCCGATGGTCGCATCTTCACCGGGCGGCAGGCCCTCAAGGGCAAACTCGTCGACACGATCGGCGGAGACGACGAGATCAGGGCCTTCCTCGCCGAGCGCAAGGTGTCGAAGGACCTACCGGTGGTGGATTGGGAAGAACCGGGCGGCTCCTTTCCGTTCGGGCTTTCGACTGTCGTCTCCCATTGGCTCAAGCTGTTGGGATATGATGCTTTTCCGGCGATGAACGGGCTCGAAAAGATCGGCGGCGACAAGTTGTTTCTTGACGGTCTTGTTTCGGTTTGGCAGGTTGATGCTCAATAA
- a CDS encoding integration host factor subunit beta, whose amino-acid sequence MIKSELVQIVAARNPHLYHRDVENIVNAVLDEITDALAGGNRVELRGFGAFSVKNRPSRSGRNPRTGDSVFVEEKWVPFFKTGKELRERLNPGMNDKDED is encoded by the coding sequence GTGATCAAATCAGAACTGGTGCAGATTGTGGCCGCGCGCAATCCGCACCTCTATCACCGTGATGTCGAAAATATCGTCAATGCGGTTCTCGATGAGATCACTGATGCACTCGCGGGCGGCAACCGGGTCGAACTGCGCGGCTTCGGTGCCTTCTCGGTGAAGAACCGGCCGTCGCGCTCGGGCCGCAACCCGCGCACCGGCGATTCCGTCTTCGTCGAGGAAAAATGGGTTCCCTTCTTCAAGACCGGCAAGGAGCTGCGCGAGCGGCTCAATCCCGGCATGAACGATAAGGATGAAGACTGA
- a CDS encoding SRPBCC family protein translates to MDITGEERIAARREAVWQCLNDPDILKRCIPGCQAIEAVSPTELTAVVKVKIGPVSATFNGTVMLSNLNPPESYRISGEGKGGIAGFAKGGADVTLTEASDETVLRYDVKAEVGGKLAQLGSRLIDSTAKKLAQQFFANLNLAVSGEAAD, encoded by the coding sequence ATGGACATCACTGGAGAGGAGCGGATCGCGGCACGCCGCGAAGCGGTTTGGCAATGCCTGAACGACCCCGACATCCTGAAGCGATGCATCCCCGGATGCCAGGCGATCGAAGCGGTCTCGCCGACGGAACTCACTGCCGTCGTGAAGGTCAAGATCGGCCCGGTTTCGGCGACATTCAACGGCACGGTCATGCTCTCCAACCTGAACCCGCCCGAGAGCTACAGGATATCGGGTGAAGGAAAGGGCGGCATCGCCGGCTTCGCCAAGGGTGGTGCGGATGTCACGCTTACCGAAGCAAGCGATGAAACGGTGCTGCGCTACGATGTCAAGGCCGAAGTCGGCGGCAAGCTCGCTCAGCTTGGCTCTCGCCTGATCGATTCGACGGCCAAGAAGCTCGCGCAGCAGTTCTTCGCCAATTTGAACCTCGCTGTCAGCGGCGAAGCGGCGGATTGA
- a CDS encoding class I SAM-dependent rRNA methyltransferase yields the protein MKEKDRRSKNASVTAARGRGAEARGGRHEHGHLPAKSGPPKGKGGPPPQKLQRPAAQESAPARAIEPRTGEKPAETVPLILETVPTAGYHLIDSGDGEKLEQYGPYRIVRPEAQALWPKALPTAVWERADAIFTGDTDEDGLGRWRFSNEALGETWPMQLLDTDFLGRFTSFRHVGVFPEQLAHWSWMKDQVASAGRPLKVLNLFGYTGVASLIAAKAGAEVTHVDASKKAIGWARENQTMARAEKLPIRWICDDAMKFIQREERRGSRYDIILTDPPKFGRGPNGEVWQLFDHLAAMLDICREILSPDARGLVLTAYSIRASFYSIHELMRETMRGCGGRVESGELIIREGGLDGKAPGRALSTSLFSRWVPK from the coding sequence GTGAAGGAAAAAGATCGGCGATCGAAGAACGCCTCGGTCACGGCGGCAAGGGGACGCGGTGCGGAAGCGCGTGGCGGTCGTCACGAGCACGGGCATCTCCCGGCAAAGAGCGGCCCTCCGAAGGGCAAGGGCGGGCCGCCGCCGCAGAAATTGCAGCGGCCAGCTGCACAGGAGAGCGCGCCGGCGCGCGCCATAGAGCCGCGGACCGGCGAGAAGCCGGCCGAGACGGTGCCGCTCATCCTCGAAACGGTGCCGACCGCGGGCTATCATCTGATCGATAGCGGCGACGGCGAGAAGCTGGAACAATACGGCCCCTATCGCATCGTCCGGCCCGAGGCCCAGGCCCTGTGGCCGAAAGCATTGCCGACCGCCGTCTGGGAGAGGGCGGACGCGATCTTCACCGGCGATACCGACGAGGACGGCCTGGGCCGCTGGCGCTTTTCGAACGAGGCGCTGGGGGAAACCTGGCCGATGCAGCTTCTCGACACGGATTTTCTCGGCCGCTTCACGTCTTTCCGCCATGTCGGCGTCTTCCCGGAACAGCTTGCCCATTGGTCGTGGATGAAGGACCAGGTGGCGTCGGCCGGCCGGCCGCTGAAGGTGCTCAATCTTTTCGGCTATACCGGCGTCGCCTCGCTGATCGCCGCAAAGGCGGGCGCGGAGGTGACCCATGTCGACGCCTCGAAGAAGGCGATCGGCTGGGCGCGCGAGAACCAGACGATGGCGCGCGCCGAGAAGCTGCCGATCCGCTGGATCTGCGATGACGCTATGAAGTTCATCCAGCGCGAGGAACGACGCGGCAGCCGCTACGATATCATTCTGACCGACCCTCCCAAGTTCGGCCGCGGGCCGAACGGCGAGGTCTGGCAGCTCTTCGATCATCTGGCTGCGATGCTCGACATTTGCCGCGAAATCCTCTCGCCAGACGCCCGCGGCCTGGTGCTGACCGCCTATTCCATCCGCGCGAGCTTCTATTCGATCCACGAGCTCATGCGCGAAACGATGCGCGGCTGCGGCGGCCGGGTGGAATCGGGCGAGCTCATCATCCGCGAGGGCGGTCTCGACGGCAAGGCGCCGGGGCGGGCGCTTTCCACTTCCCTCTTCAGCCGCTGGGTACCCAAATGA
- a CDS encoding TrmH family RNA methyltransferase, whose protein sequence is MNSDRSDHGTPRVGQVKEVTSLTNPIIKDIRALAQKKHRDETRSFMAEGLKLVIDALDLGWKIKTLVYAKGAKGKPQVEQVAAKTVAKGGLVLEVNEKVISTITRRDNPQMVVGIFEQRYQPLKDIRPGEDQTYVALDRVRDPGNLGTIIRTADAAGASGIILIGETTDPFSLETVRATMGSVFAMPIVRTSVEDFIRWQSSAGVQVVATHLAGSVDYRTIDYRSKPVVLLMGNEQAGLPVELAREAAALARIPQAGRADSLNLAIATGIMLFEARRHLLSTDAR, encoded by the coding sequence ATGAACTCTGACAGAAGCGATCACGGCACGCCGCGCGTCGGCCAGGTGAAGGAGGTCACCAGCCTCACCAATCCAATCATCAAGGATATCCGCGCGCTCGCCCAGAAGAAGCATCGCGACGAGACGCGTTCCTTCATGGCCGAAGGGCTGAAGCTGGTCATCGATGCGCTCGATCTCGGCTGGAAGATCAAGACGCTCGTCTATGCCAAGGGGGCCAAGGGCAAGCCGCAGGTGGAGCAGGTCGCGGCGAAGACTGTGGCAAAGGGCGGGCTCGTCCTCGAGGTTAACGAGAAGGTGATCTCGACGATCACCCGCCGCGACAACCCGCAGATGGTGGTCGGCATCTTCGAGCAGCGCTACCAGCCGCTGAAGGATATCCGTCCCGGGGAGGACCAGACCTATGTGGCGCTCGACCGGGTGCGCGATCCGGGCAATCTCGGCACTATCATCCGCACGGCAGACGCCGCGGGGGCGTCGGGCATCATCCTGATTGGCGAGACCACCGATCCTTTCTCGCTCGAAACCGTGCGGGCGACGATGGGCTCCGTCTTCGCCATGCCGATCGTCCGGACCAGCGTCGAGGATTTCATCCGCTGGCAGAGTTCGGCGGGGGTCCAGGTGGTGGCGACGCATCTGGCGGGCTCCGTCGACTACCGCACCATTGACTACCGGTCGAAGCCGGTCGTCCTGCTGATGGGCAACGAGCAGGCCGGCCTGCCGGTCGAACTCGCCCGCGAAGCCGCCGCGCTGGCACGGATTCCCCAGGCTGGACGCGCCGACTCGCTCAATCTGGCGATTGCCACCGGCATCATGCTGTTCGAAGCGCGCCGCCACCTTCTGTCGACGGATGCCCGCTGA